CGGTGGCCGGCGGTGTGAATCTGAGGCACGGTGAGATCTGGGCGCAGACTCGATGCCGTGATGACAGCCTCGAATGAAGGAGGTCCGGCGCAACGCTTCTCGATGATGTCGGTAGGAAAGACTTCCAGCGCCGCCGGGCGCACGCCCGCACGATTGACCCTTCGAAGAGGCTGATCGAGGATGGGTCATCGTGCGACGGCTCGCTATCGCCCTGATTGCCGTGGCTTGCAGCGCGGCCTGCAGTGCGCCAGCGGGTGGTCCTGCAGCGCCGAGTGCGACAACCGCCACCCCAGCCTCTGGTGCGAACGCGACCGACTCCACTCCCGCATCCCCGACCAACGGGGTGCCCCCGGTTTCCCCAGAGGCGCGCGCGGTGGGTTTCGTCGACGTCCGGACGGCCGTTCCCAATGCGATCATCGATCTCCGCTACGCCACGTCAAACAATTTCGTGCACGCGCCCTTGTATCCCGCCGATGCCCGGTGCTTGGTGCACGAATCCATGGTGCCGGGTCTGGCTGCGGCGGCAGGGGCTCTGCACCAGGGAGAAGCGTTGGTCTTCTGGGACTGCTACCGGCCGCACGACGTGCAGGTCCGGATGTTCCAGGCGGTGCCCGATCCCAGTTGGGTGGCCCGTCCGGGCCAGTATTCGCGCAGCCACGAGGCGGGGCGCTCGGTTGACCTAACGATCGCGAACACCCAAGAACAGTGCCCACCAGGAAATCGCGCGGGCAGTCTGTGCCTGACCGACATGGGCACGGACTTCGACGAATTCTCCTCTCGCGCAAATGCATTCGCAACCCAGGGGGTCAGTGAAACCGAGCAGGCCAACCGCGCTCGGCTGCGCGACGCCATGGGCACCGGTGGGCTGACCCCATACTCAGGCGAGTGGTGGCACTTCGACGGTCCCGACGCGAACGTCGAGCGCTCGATCATCAACGTTCCCGTGAACTGAGCCGGTTAGCGGATCGCCGAACGGCGCATGGTCGCGTAGATCGTGAAGGTCCGGTGCTGTGACGCCGCGTAGTACGTGGACATGTAGGAAAGCGTGCCGTCGGTGCGCGGGGTGAGAGTGACCTCCGCCGGCACGCAGCTGCCGCGTGTGATCCGTTCGGAGACCAACCGCGTCCCGTTGTCTCCGACGCCATGCTGGGTCCATGTGCCGGCGCAGCCGAGTTGGGGATAGCTGACGGTGCCGGTGAGCTGTGCACCGTCAACGATGTCGGCGGTCACGTCGAAGCCGTATTGGTCGCCGGAGACGGGTCCAGACCAGGTGCCGCTCAGCGACATCGTCGCCTCGGTCGGCTCGGTGGAGGATGACGTGGGAGGGGTGGTGACAGGAGGGTTGGAGGCGGGCGACGTTGGACCGGAGCTCGGCGTTGATGCCTCCACGCCGGAGTGTTCGCTGGCGCCGTTACGCCCTGCGATGACGGCGGTGGTCACAATCACGGCGGCCAGCACCGCGGCAGCCCCGAGGCCGATCGCAGCCTTGCCGCGCGTCGAAAACCCGCGGCGTCGAGCACCTGCCGGCGGTGGCGGACCTTCCGGAGGCTGCACCGGCAGGCTCGGGCGGCTCGGCGCGCTTGGGCTGCCCAATTGAGTGGGAGCGGCGGCCCACACCGTATCCACGTGCCCGGCGTCGCCGACAGCAGGCGGGTGCTGCAACTCGGTGTTCAACGCGACATGCGGCGCGGCCATGGTCGGCGCAGCGGGGGACGGGATTGGCCGCGGCACTGGGGTGGTGATGGCGTCTTTGGCGGCGCTCGCCAAGTCCAGTGTGGAGGCGTAGCGCTGGCCGGGGTCTTTGGCCATGCCGGTGGCGATCACCTGATCGAGCTGTGGTGGCAGGCCCGCGTGCATCATCGATGGCTGCGGCGGCGGCATGGTCAGATGAGCGGTGATCTGTTGCTCGATACTTTTACCGGGAAAGGGCGGCAGCCCGGTCAGGCACTCATACAGCACGCAGGTCAACGCGTAGATGTCGCCGCGGGGATCGTTCTGGCCGGTGCTGATGCGCTCGGGGGCCATGTAGGCCCAGGTGCCGATCACCGTGCCGGCTTTGGTCAGCGAGGTCTCGCCAACGGCGCGGGCGATGCCGAAGTCGATCAGGTAGGCGAAGTCGTGCTCGGCGATAAGGATGTTCGACGGCTTGACGTCGCGGTGCACCAACCCGATCCGGTGCGCCGCGTGCAGCGCCGCGGCGATCTGGTCGATGATCGCTAGTGCCCGTCCCGGCGGCAGCGGGCCGTCCGCCAGCATGCTGTGCAGGTCGCGGCCCCTGATCAGCCGCATCGTCACATACAGGCGTCCCTCGATTTGCCCGAAGTCATAGATCGGCACCACATGAGGCTCGTCGAGCCCCGCTGCGGCGTGAGCCTCCCGGCGAAACCGCTCCTGATAGACATCGTCGTTGGCGAATTCTTCCGGTAGCACCTTGAGCGCCACCGTCCGATCCATCACGGTGTCATAAGCTCGCCACACCGCGCCCATGCCGCCGCGGCCCAGCAACTCGATCAACCGGTAGCGTCCGAATGGCGTGCCCTCAGCCAGGGACCCCGGCGGTGTCTGCGCAGTTTCCATCCGCTCGCCCCTTTCGACCGAGTTCCTTTGGTGTAGCCGGACGCCGGTGAGCGCCGCAATGGACGTCGGGATCGCCTGTCCCGTATTGCCCGGGCCTGTAATTCTGTCGCGGCATGGCGGATGGGTGTAGGGCCGATTGTCCCTGGCTGCGGTGGTCTTTTGGTGCGAGCCGGTTCGGCGCGGTGACGACCCTCGCACCACATAAACAAGCGGTATGTCTAGGGATGGCTGGCCAACGACGAACATCGGAAATCGTGCGCGCGAACTTCTGGCTCAAGGTTGCCTCATCGTGTGCCGAACACCCGTCACTCGGGCATGCTGCTGGGGTGCTGTTGCTCAGCCGGATAACCGGACAAAGCGTGCTGAGTCCCGACGGGGGTGTGGTCGGTCGCCTCGCCGACCTGACTGTCGAACTGGACGAGCAGCCCGGGCGGTGCCTGGTCAAGCGACTCCTCGTGCAGCGCCACCGGGCGCCGGACCTCCTGTCGCCGTGGGCCGCGGTCGAGAGTTTCCGGCACACGGGGTTGGTGCTCGCACACGGCACCGATGATCCGGCCGCATTCGCGATCACCTCGATCACCGAAACGCTGGGAGACGACGAAATCCTGCTGGGGCGCGACGTGCTCGACACCCAGGTCGTCGACGTGGTGGGCCAGCGACTGGCCCGGGTCGCCGAGGTGGTGCTCGCCCGCACCAGCCAGAACCGGCTCGAGCTCGTCGGCGTCGAGGTCGGATTTGGCGGGGTGCTGCGGCGGCTCGGCCTACGCCGACTGGCGGCGCGCGCCGGGGAGGACGCCCTCGCATGGACCGATCTGCACCTGACCTCGGAGCGCGGTCATGCCGTGCAGCTCGCAACCCCACGATCGGCGGTACACCACCTCGATGCGCGAGGACTCGCTGCACTGGTGAGCCGGCTCGACACCGAGTCGGCCACCGAGATTCTTGCCGTCCGGGGCCCCCGCGTCGCCGCCGAGGTCATCCGCGCCAGCCACCCGGACGTGGGGGAGCGGGTGCTGCGGGCGATGCCCCACGAGGATGCCGCCGAAACCGTAGCCGCCATGCCCGCCGACCATGCGACCCGATGGCGGGACCGCCTCGCAGGGACGCCCACGCTCCTCGACAGACCCCTCCTCCGCTCGCAAGTTTGGCCTCGCCGGCGTCACGCCCCAGCCGGCGGTAGGGGAGCCGAGAGGCCGAAGCCTTGAGGAGGCCGGCCCGCAAACGGCTCGCGCTCGGCGGACTGCTGGCGGTGGTCGGTCCGGGGTTGCTGGCGGGCCTCTCCGACGACGACCCGGCCGGCATCACGACCTACTCGGTCCTCGGCACGAAGCACGGCTACCAGCTGTTGTGGGTGCTCGTGCTCTCCACCGTCGCCCTAGTGATCTTCCACGGCCTGGCAGCACGCATGGGTGTGGTCACCGGACAGGGCCTCATCGGCCTCGTGCGCCAGCGGTACGGCGTGCGGTTGGGCGGTGCCGTGCTCGCCGCCCTCGTGATCGCCAACGTCGGCACGACCTGTGCTGAGTTCGCCGGGATCGCCGCCGGCTCCGAACTGTTCGGCGTCAGCCGCTACGCGAGCGTCCCCGCAGCGGCGGTGGTCGTCTCCCTGCTGGTGCTGCGTGGCAGCTTCCACCGCGTCGAGCACGTCCTGCTACTGCTGTCGACGATCTTCCTGGCCTACGTCGGGTCCGGAGTGCTGGCCCATCCGGACTGGGGGGCCGCACTCCACGGCATGCTGGTTCCGAGCATGCCCGCCAATGGCGAAGCCGTCGCCATCGTCACCGCCACCCTCGGCACCACGCTCGCCCCGTGGGGACTTTCTTTCATGCAGTCCTACGCGGTCGACAAGAAGCTTCGGACCGAGGACCTCCCTCTGGTGCGGCTCGACGTGGTGACGGGGGCCGTGCTCACCGGGGTCATCGGGTTCTTCGTCGTGGTGGCGTGTGCGGCGACGCTCTACCGCGACGGCCGCTCCATCCAGGACGCTGCCGACACCGCAGTGGCTCTCGAACCCCTCGCCGGCCCCGCCGCCTCGACACTGTTCGCGGTGGGATTGATCGGGGCGGCGTTGCTGGCTGCCTCCATACTGCCGCTGTCGACGGCCTATTCGGTGTGCGAGTACGCCGGCATCGAAGCAGCCGTCGACGATTCTTATCGCGAGGCCAAGACCTTCTACTTGACGTTCGGAATTGTCACGCTCATCAGCGCGCTCGCCGTGCTCATCCCGAATGCCCCGCTCGTGACGATCCTGGTGGCCACCCAGGTGCTCAATGCCGTGCTACTGGTGCCGCTGCTGTTCGCGATGATCGGCATCGGGCGTGACCGCGACCTGATGGGACCGTTCACCATTGGCTCTGCCGGCGCGATCGCCTACGGTCTCACGACCGCCATGGTGGTGCTTTGCGTTGCTGCGCTGGCGGTCACATCCCTCACCGGATGAGGGGTGGGGCAGGGCACGCCAATTGGGCGACGACACCGAAATGATCGCTGGGCCAGACACCGCGGCGCGGTGCGTTGCACACAACGGCCGCGTCGAGCACCTTGCCCGCGCCGTCAGCGGTGCGCGCGCCTACGAAGATGTAGTCGATGCGCTGATCCGGTGTCGGATCCTGCGCCGTGTACGGGTTGGTGTTGTTCCAGGTGAAGCCAAGCTCACCAGGATGGGCCTCCTGGAAGGCGTCGAACAGCAGGCCGCTGATGTGTCGCACCTCGGTAGATTCCGGGCGGGCGTTGAAGTCGCCACAGACAATCGGGGGGAAATCGCCAGAGCCCGTCCCGACGAAATCGGCGAGCTGACGGACCTGTGCCTCGCGCACCCAGCCCGCGTCGAACTGGTAGGACAAGTGGGTTGAGGTGACCGACACCAGACGGTTGCGAACGCGCACATCGACCGTCAGCGCGCCGCGAGGCTCGATATTCGACCCCGCCAGGGTCAGCTGGAGCGACCGCGAGTCGACGATCGGCCAGCGGCTCAGGACCGCGTTGCCGAAATCGCTGCGGTCGGGGCGGACGTACGCGGCGGCGAACACCGCGTCCATCCCGGTCTGCTCGGCCAGCCACGTCGCCTCACACAATTCCGGTGACCGCGTCGCCTCCTGCAACGCGACCACATCAGGGCGAATCTCGGTGAACCAGTCGACGAGCGCGTGCTTGCGCTCCTCCCAGAGGTGGTCGCCCCAAATGTTCAACGTCAGCACCGTCAGCACACCGTCCTGAGCGCGTGACGTCACGTCCCGATCGTATGTGGCACGACCTCGACGCAGGGACGTTCGCGGCCTGACAAGGATCAGCGCCTGGTGGGGCATGGTCCCCGTAGCGATGATCTTTGGCAGCGGCCGCTACAGATACGTTGGGAATATGAGTGCTGCCGGCATCGTCCTCGTAGCACTCGCGATCGCCGTCGGAATCATCGGCATCGTGGTGCCGCTGTTACCGGGCACGCTGCTGGTGTTCGGCGCGATCATGGTGTGGGCCATCGTCGAGAACACCGTCACCGCGTGGGTGACGCTCGGCGTGGTGGCCGCGCTGCTCGGTGTCGCGACATTGATCAAATACACCTGGCCCATGAAGCGGATGCGGGCCGCCGACGTGCGCACGCTGAGTCTGGCGGCGGGCGCCGTTGCGGGCATCATTGGTTTCTTCGTAATCCCGGTGATCGGCCTGCTGGTCGGCTTCGTGCTGGGTGTCTACCTGGCCGAGCTGGCCACCCGCGGAGACCAGCGGCTGGCATGGACCTCGACGAAGCACGCCGTGAAAGGTGTCGCGTTGTCGATGGGTGTCGAGTTGGCTGCCGCGCTGCTCGCCACGGTCGCGTGGGCGTCCGGGGTGTACCTGACCCAGTAGGTGCCGCGCTGAGAGGGTTCTATCCCGAATGGTTTCCCGCGACTTCGTGCATTCCTTAGCCACCCTAGGTACGAAAGCCTATGTTGCAAGCCAAGATTCAGTGTGCTGTTGCCGAGTCGTTGATCGTCCGTGAGAGGTGCCAGTCTCTCATCCCACCAGCGGCCACCCGGATTGCCGACGGAGCCGGTCGCTATTGCCGCGGCCGATGATGACGGCGACGTACGTGGGCAGTGCCGCGCCGCGCATTATGCGGCTGACGAATCTGCTCGATTGGCGGCACGCATTTGCGGGTTCCCAGGTTTCGATATTGTTGATGGCGCGATATTTCTGAAAAGGTCGGGCAAAGCAGACAGCTTCGGCGCGAGCGCCCGACGGACCGTCGGTCAAGCGGCGGTCAAGACGCCGTACTCTGCGAACTTATCGAACCCGCGTATTCAGCTTGGGAAGCTGCCTTGGTATATATGAGCGCCTTTTCTGTGCCGATAAATGCCAACGAATGCACATTGAAAGCCGCTGTCCAGCACATTTTTACGCACTTGCTCGCACTCATGGGTACTTAGTTGGCATTGCTGGAGATCTCCAGCAAAGCGACAAAAGCGACAAGCGCAGCTGACTGAGCCCTAGTGAGGCCGACGGAGGCAGGGTAAGCCCGGACTGACGCCGACCGGGGGCTCAATTGCCGACCAACGCGCAGAAAGTACCGAGAAGGCAATTTTAAACGTTTTCGAACATGTATAGAACGCCGAATCCTCTCGTGGAGCAATTGATTCCGATAGTATCCGTGAAATTATTGGAAATACGGCCATGGTTGCGAAGGATTGATCAATGACCAACCCGGATACTCAGTGCGGCGTCAATTTTGTCGGAGACGAGCGCAATCGCTTCGATCGTTTTTGATC
This genomic stretch from Mycobacterium paragordonae harbors:
- a CDS encoding M15 family metallopeptidase, translating into MALIAVACSAACSAPAGGPAAPSATTATPASGANATDSTPASPTNGVPPVSPEARAVGFVDVRTAVPNAIIDLRYATSNNFVHAPLYPADARCLVHESMVPGLAAAAGALHQGEALVFWDCYRPHDVQVRMFQAVPDPSWVARPGQYSRSHEAGRSVDLTIANTQEQCPPGNRAGSLCLTDMGTDFDEFSSRANAFATQGVSETEQANRARLRDAMGTGGLTPYSGEWWHFDGPDANVERSIINVPVN
- a CDS encoding serine/threonine-protein kinase — encoded protein: METAQTPPGSLAEGTPFGRYRLIELLGRGGMGAVWRAYDTVMDRTVALKVLPEEFANDDVYQERFRREAHAAAGLDEPHVVPIYDFGQIEGRLYVTMRLIRGRDLHSMLADGPLPPGRALAIIDQIAAALHAAHRIGLVHRDVKPSNILIAEHDFAYLIDFGIARAVGETSLTKAGTVIGTWAYMAPERISTGQNDPRGDIYALTCVLYECLTGLPPFPGKSIEQQITAHLTMPPPQPSMMHAGLPPQLDQVIATGMAKDPGQRYASTLDLASAAKDAITTPVPRPIPSPAAPTMAAPHVALNTELQHPPAVGDAGHVDTVWAAAPTQLGSPSAPSRPSLPVQPPEGPPPPAGARRRGFSTRGKAAIGLGAAAVLAAVIVTTAVIAGRNGASEHSGVEASTPSSGPTSPASNPPVTTPPTSSSTEPTEATMSLSGTWSGPVSGDQYGFDVTADIVDGAQLTGTVSYPQLGCAGTWTQHGVGDNGTRLVSERITRGSCVPAEVTLTPRTDGTLSYMSTYYAASQHRTFTIYATMRRSAIR
- a CDS encoding magnesium transporter MgtE N-terminal domain-containing protein — translated: MRANFWLKVASSCAEHPSLGHAAGVLLLSRITGQSVLSPDGGVVGRLADLTVELDEQPGRCLVKRLLVQRHRAPDLLSPWAAVESFRHTGLVLAHGTDDPAAFAITSITETLGDDEILLGRDVLDTQVVDVVGQRLARVAEVVLARTSQNRLELVGVEVGFGGVLRRLGLRRLAARAGEDALAWTDLHLTSERGHAVQLATPRSAVHHLDARGLAALVSRLDTESATEILAVRGPRVAAEVIRASHPDVGERVLRAMPHEDAAETVAAMPADHATRWRDRLAGTPTLLDRPLLRSQVWPRRRHAPAGGRGAERPKP
- a CDS encoding NRAMP family divalent metal transporter, which produces MRRPARKRLALGGLLAVVGPGLLAGLSDDDPAGITTYSVLGTKHGYQLLWVLVLSTVALVIFHGLAARMGVVTGQGLIGLVRQRYGVRLGGAVLAALVIANVGTTCAEFAGIAAGSELFGVSRYASVPAAAVVVSLLVLRGSFHRVEHVLLLLSTIFLAYVGSGVLAHPDWGAALHGMLVPSMPANGEAVAIVTATLGTTLAPWGLSFMQSYAVDKKLRTEDLPLVRLDVVTGAVLTGVIGFFVVVACAATLYRDGRSIQDAADTAVALEPLAGPAASTLFAVGLIGAALLAASILPLSTAYSVCEYAGIEAAVDDSYREAKTFYLTFGIVTLISALAVLIPNAPLVTILVATQVLNAVLLVPLLFAMIGIGRDRDLMGPFTIGSAGAIAYGLTTAMVVLCVAALAVTSLTG
- a CDS encoding endonuclease/exonuclease/phosphatase family protein, which translates into the protein MTSRAQDGVLTVLTLNIWGDHLWEERKHALVDWFTEIRPDVVALQEATRSPELCEATWLAEQTGMDAVFAAAYVRPDRSDFGNAVLSRWPIVDSRSLQLTLAGSNIEPRGALTVDVRVRNRLVSVTSTHLSYQFDAGWVREAQVRQLADFVGTGSGDFPPIVCGDFNARPESTEVRHISGLLFDAFQEAHPGELGFTWNNTNPYTAQDPTPDQRIDYIFVGARTADGAGKVLDAAVVCNAPRRGVWPSDHFGVVAQLACPAPPLIR
- a CDS encoding DUF456 domain-containing protein, whose translation is MSAAGIVLVALAIAVGIIGIVVPLLPGTLLVFGAIMVWAIVENTVTAWVTLGVVAALLGVATLIKYTWPMKRMRAADVRTLSLAAGAVAGIIGFFVIPVIGLLVGFVLGVYLAELATRGDQRLAWTSTKHAVKGVALSMGVELAAALLATVAWASGVYLTQ